The Agromyces mangrovi genome contains a region encoding:
- a CDS encoding DUF1003 domain-containing protein has protein sequence MARADRQGSRSDASRGGASRNTASPTRDRDRFGRFTEVVARGMGTPWFLLGLTMFVLLWMGWNTFAPANLQFDRADYGFIALTLVLSLQASYAAPLILLAQNRQDDRDRVQIEQDRQRAERNLADTEYLAREVVALRLAMSDMASKEFIRSELRALVEELDARDADEDEGANAAG, from the coding sequence ATGGCACGCGCTGACCGCCAGGGCTCGCGCTCCGACGCCTCGCGCGGCGGTGCCTCGCGCAACACCGCGTCGCCGACCCGCGACCGCGACCGGTTCGGCCGCTTCACCGAGGTCGTGGCGCGCGGCATGGGCACGCCGTGGTTCCTGCTCGGCCTCACCATGTTCGTGCTGCTGTGGATGGGCTGGAACACGTTCGCACCCGCCAACCTGCAGTTCGACCGGGCCGACTACGGCTTCATCGCGCTGACCCTCGTGCTCTCGCTGCAGGCCTCGTACGCGGCACCGCTCATCCTGCTCGCGCAGAACCGCCAGGACGACCGCGACCGGGTGCAGATCGAGCAGGACCGGCAGCGGGCCGAGCGCAACCTCGCCGACACCGAGTACCTCGCCCGCGAGGTGGTCGCGCTGCGACTGGCGATGAGCGACATGGCGTCGAAGGAGTTCATCCGCTCCGAGCTGCGCGCGCTGGTCGAGGAGCTCGACGCGCGCGACGCCGACGAGGACGAGGGTGCGAATGCCGCAGGCTGA
- a CDS encoding magnesium transporter MgtE N-terminal domain-containing protein, producing MSASRVFVARLAGCAVFDPVGDRVGKVRDVLVVYRKDDPPRVVGLIVEIPGKRRVFVSIGRVTSISSSQIITTGIINMRRFEQRGGEVRLIAEMFGRHVDFDDGSGEATIEDVAIEEHAQGEWDVSQLLVRRRKTSASPFARGATAFVGWGEVTERSGAGQQQSAEHLIAAYSELKPADLANTMLELPADRRREVAAELPDGRLADALEEMPEADQVELLATLGDERAADVLDHMQPDDAADLIAQLPLERGEQLLDLMEPEEADDVRFLLTYEADTAGGLMTTEPIIVSADATVAEGLALIRRHELPPALGAAVCVTMPPHEPPTGRFLGMVHFQRMLRYPPNERLGTLIDQGLEPVSGDTSAAEVSRILASYDLVSVPVVDERNRLLGVVTIDDVLDYLLPDDWRSQPDEDDEVRRRAAAREQLLTGSIPIQTGRRTRRRDANGTR from the coding sequence GTGAGCGCCTCGAGAGTCTTCGTCGCCCGCCTGGCCGGCTGCGCCGTGTTCGATCCCGTCGGCGACCGCGTGGGCAAGGTGCGCGACGTGCTCGTCGTGTACCGCAAGGACGACCCTCCGCGCGTGGTGGGGCTGATCGTCGAGATCCCCGGCAAGCGCCGCGTGTTCGTCTCGATCGGACGCGTCACGAGCATCTCGAGCAGCCAGATCATCACGACCGGCATCATCAACATGCGCCGGTTCGAGCAGCGCGGCGGCGAGGTGCGCCTCATCGCCGAGATGTTCGGGCGCCACGTCGACTTCGACGACGGGTCGGGCGAGGCGACGATCGAGGACGTCGCGATCGAGGAGCACGCGCAGGGCGAGTGGGACGTCTCGCAGCTGCTCGTGCGCCGCCGCAAGACGAGTGCGTCGCCGTTCGCGCGCGGTGCGACCGCGTTCGTCGGCTGGGGCGAGGTGACCGAGCGCTCGGGCGCCGGCCAGCAGCAGTCTGCCGAGCACCTCATCGCCGCGTACTCCGAGCTGAAGCCGGCCGACCTGGCGAACACCATGCTCGAGCTGCCGGCCGACCGCCGCCGCGAGGTGGCCGCCGAGCTGCCCGACGGCCGGCTCGCCGACGCGCTCGAGGAGATGCCCGAGGCCGACCAGGTCGAGCTGCTCGCGACGCTCGGCGACGAGCGCGCGGCCGACGTGCTCGACCACATGCAGCCCGACGATGCGGCCGACCTCATCGCCCAGCTCCCGCTCGAGCGCGGCGAGCAGCTCCTCGACCTGATGGAGCCCGAGGAGGCAGACGACGTGCGGTTCCTCCTCACCTACGAGGCCGACACGGCCGGCGGCCTCATGACCACCGAGCCGATCATCGTGTCGGCCGACGCGACGGTCGCCGAGGGCCTCGCCCTCATCCGTCGGCACGAGCTGCCGCCCGCGCTCGGCGCGGCGGTGTGCGTCACGATGCCGCCGCACGAGCCGCCCACGGGGCGCTTCCTCGGAATGGTGCACTTCCAGCGCATGCTGCGGTACCCGCCGAACGAACGCCTCGGCACCCTCATCGACCAGGGACTCGAGCCGGTCTCGGGCGACACCTCTGCCGCCGAGGTCAGCCGCATCCTCGCCAGCTACGACCTCGTGTCGGTGCCCGTCGTCGACGAGCGCAACCGGCTGCTCGGCGTGGTCACGATCGACGACGTGCTCGACTACCTGCTGCCCGACGACTGGCGCTCGCAACCCGACGAGGACGACGAGGTGCGCCGGCGCGCCGCGGCGCGCGAGCAGCTGCTGACGGGCAGCATCCCGATCCAGACCGGACGACGCACGCGGAGGAGGGACGCGAATGGCACGCGCTGA
- a CDS encoding P-loop NTPase, with translation MPQADAADSVTVRVLRALDGVLDPEIRRPVTELDMIGDVTETGDGVHVAVKLTIVGCPAADRIERDVRTAAESVVGDGNAGVTLSVMTPDERRALTEKLQAGRPKRGIPFDADSLTRVYAVTSGKGGVGKSTVTANLAVALARRGLAVGVLDADVHGFSIPGVLGMVDESGRAPRPTRVDEMILPPVAHDVKVVSIGMFVDDPQAAVAWRGPMLHRTIQQFLTDVYWGDLDVLLLDLPPGTGDVAISVGQLLPHADVLVVTTPQPAAADVAERSGTVARQTGQHVFGVIENMAGLPQPDGSVLRLFGEGGGEEVAARLSRGRDEPVPLLASVPLSIALREGGDAGLPVVVADPDDAAARAIDDVAAALASRPRSLQGRPLGVRVR, from the coding sequence ATGCCGCAGGCTGACGCAGCCGACTCGGTCACCGTGCGGGTGCTGCGGGCGCTCGACGGCGTGCTCGACCCCGAGATCCGCCGCCCCGTCACCGAGCTCGACATGATCGGCGACGTCACCGAGACCGGCGACGGCGTGCACGTCGCCGTGAAGCTCACGATCGTCGGATGCCCCGCCGCCGACCGCATCGAGCGCGACGTGCGCACGGCCGCCGAGTCGGTCGTGGGCGACGGCAACGCGGGCGTGACGCTGTCGGTCATGACGCCGGACGAGCGGCGCGCGCTCACCGAGAAGCTGCAGGCCGGGCGCCCGAAGCGGGGCATCCCGTTCGACGCCGACTCGCTCACCCGCGTCTACGCCGTGACGAGCGGCAAGGGCGGCGTCGGCAAGTCGACCGTCACCGCGAACCTCGCCGTCGCGCTCGCACGGCGCGGCCTCGCCGTCGGCGTGCTCGACGCCGACGTGCACGGCTTCTCCATTCCGGGGGTGCTCGGCATGGTCGACGAGTCCGGGCGCGCACCGCGACCGACCCGGGTCGACGAGATGATCCTGCCGCCCGTCGCCCACGACGTGAAGGTCGTCTCGATCGGCATGTTCGTCGACGACCCGCAGGCCGCCGTCGCGTGGCGCGGGCCGATGCTGCACCGCACGATCCAGCAGTTCCTCACCGACGTCTACTGGGGCGACCTCGACGTGCTGCTGCTCGACCTGCCGCCCGGCACGGGCGACGTCGCCATCTCGGTCGGCCAGCTGCTCCCCCACGCCGACGTGCTCGTGGTCACCACCCCGCAGCCCGCGGCCGCCGACGTCGCCGAGCGCAGCGGCACCGTCGCACGCCAGACCGGGCAGCACGTCTTCGGCGTGATCGAGAACATGGCAGGCCTCCCCCAGCCCGACGGGTCGGTGCTGCGGCTGTTCGGCGAGGGCGGCGGCGAGGAGGTCGCCGCCCGGCTGTCGCGGGGTCGGGACGAGCCCGTGCCGCTGCTCGCGTCGGTGCCGCTGTCGATCGCGCTCCGCGAGGGCGGCGACGCCGGGCTCCCCGTCGTGGTGGCCGACCCCGACGACGCGGCCGCGCGGGCGATCGACGACGTCGCGGCCGCGCTCGCGTCGCGCCCCCGTTCGCTCCAGGGGCGACCGCTCGGGGTACGGGTGCGCTGA